The following are from one region of the Paramagnetospirillum magnetotacticum MS-1 genome:
- a CDS encoding DUF192 domain-containing protein gives MIRALAAMIIVLLGVSAGAVAGSVTFGASRLDVVTEGGAHHAFNVEMAVTSEQLSQGLMFRRDLPAGTGMLFDFGSPRQVSMWMKNTLIPLDMLFMDRTGRVIHLEQYTVPGSLEPRGPSEPVLGVLEIPAGTVRRLGLKTGDRVVHPMFERGR, from the coding sequence ATGATTCGCGCCCTCGCTGCGATGATTATTGTCCTGCTGGGTGTTTCGGCCGGGGCGGTCGCCGGGTCGGTGACCTTTGGGGCGTCCAGGCTGGATGTGGTGACCGAGGGGGGCGCGCACCATGCCTTCAACGTCGAGATGGCCGTCACATCCGAACAACTGTCCCAGGGTTTGATGTTTCGCCGCGACCTGCCCGCCGGTACCGGGATGCTGTTCGATTTCGGCTCGCCCCGCCAGGTGTCCATGTGGATGAAGAACACGCTGATCCCTCTGGACATGCTGTTCATGGACCGCACCGGGCGGGTGATTCATCTGGAGCAATACACCGTTCCCGGCAGCCTCGAACCCCGTGGGCCGTCCGAACCGGTCCTGGGCGTATTGGAGATCCCCGCCGGGACGGTGCGGCGCCTGGGGCTGAAGACCGGCGACCGGGTCGTTCATCCCATGTTCGAACGGGGACGCTGA
- a CDS encoding response regulator transcription factor: protein MTAPQEIHVVDDDPAVRDSLRMLLEAEGHAVRVYADAETFIAEGLTGGGPGCVVSDVRMPGLSGIDLLHVLQDRDIDMPLIVITGHADVSMAVQALKEGASDFIEKPFDEAVFMAAVNKALARSERAWVERRRLDGTLARANSLTPREYEVMVLVAQGLSNKAAAQELGISVRTVEIHRARVMEKMAADSLSALVRMVLELEESGRLVHDEDADEA, encoded by the coding sequence ATGACGGCGCCTCAAGAAATTCATGTGGTGGATGATGATCCCGCGGTGCGGGATTCCCTGCGCATGCTGCTGGAGGCCGAGGGCCATGCCGTTCGGGTCTATGCCGATGCCGAGACCTTCATCGCCGAAGGATTGACGGGGGGCGGGCCGGGCTGTGTGGTGTCCGATGTGCGCATGCCCGGTTTGAGCGGTATTGATCTGCTGCATGTCCTGCAGGACCGCGATATCGATATGCCGCTGATCGTCATCACCGGCCATGCCGATGTCAGCATGGCGGTCCAGGCCCTCAAGGAAGGAGCCTCGGATTTCATCGAAAAGCCGTTCGACGAGGCGGTCTTCATGGCGGCGGTAAACAAGGCCCTGGCCCGCAGTGAACGCGCCTGGGTCGAGCGCCGCCGCCTCGACGGCACCCTGGCGCGGGCCAACTCGCTGACCCCGCGCGAATACGAAGTGATGGTGCTGGTGGCCCAGGGCCTGTCCAACAAGGCCGCCGCCCAGGAATTGGGGATCAGCGTGCGGACCGTGGAAATCCATCGCGCCCGCGTCATGGAGAAGATGGCCGCCGACAGTCTGTCGGCCCTGGTCCGCATGGTGCTGGAACTGGAGGAATCGGGGCGTCTGGTCCACGACGAGGACGCAGACGAGGCCTGA
- a CDS encoding response regulator transcription factor, translated as MTKGVVFIVDDDEAIRDALGWLFQSRGVSAQCFASAEDFLGAWTPSSSGCLVLDIRMEGMTGLELFDRLCEMGARLPVIFLTGHGDVPMAVSALKKGARDFVEKPFNDNELVDKVIEALAWEAERQASAHAAASLAQRLESLTLRERQVMDKVLAGKLNKVIADDLGITMRTVEVHRAHLFEKMGVKTAVELAQLLSQRR; from the coding sequence ATGACCAAGGGGGTGGTCTTTATCGTCGATGATGACGAGGCGATTCGGGATGCGCTGGGCTGGCTGTTCCAGTCGCGCGGCGTCAGTGCCCAGTGCTTCGCCTCGGCCGAGGATTTTCTCGGGGCCTGGACGCCGTCGAGCAGCGGCTGTCTGGTACTCGACATCCGCATGGAGGGGATGACCGGGTTGGAACTGTTCGACCGCCTGTGCGAAATGGGCGCCCGGCTGCCGGTTATTTTCCTGACCGGCCATGGCGACGTTCCCATGGCGGTGTCGGCCTTGAAGAAGGGAGCCCGCGACTTCGTCGAGAAGCCCTTCAACGACAACGAACTGGTCGATAAGGTGATCGAGGCCCTGGCCTGGGAAGCCGAACGGCAGGCTTCGGCCCATGCCGCCGCCTCCCTGGCCCAGCGTCTGGAGAGCCTGACACTCCGGGAGCGTCAGGTGATGGACAAGGTGCTGGCGGGCAAGCTGAACAAGGTCATCGCCGATGATCTGGGCATCACCATGCGCACCGTCGAGGTTCACCGCGCCCATCTTTTCGAGAAGATGGGGGTGAAAACTGCGGTGGAGCTGGCGCAGCTTCTCTCGCAGCGGCGGTAA
- a CDS encoding sensor histidine kinase: MLAHHVPWWFAQAYRLEIQDGNGVLLAAKSQLSPAEPGASYTLRFEPPGHGLELVAISYHNDPKLLRNVLAAAIFILSLLSVSSLWALRRHVRRRLAAEQALRTEHSFRKAMEDSLTVGMRARDLEGRISYVNPAFCHMVGWTADELVGTVPPMLYWVPEDLEHTYELHRAVMRGEAPAEGFELVFRRKNGERFSALIYEAPLIDSEGRHTGWMASVLDITERKRAEDLSRQHQEKLQHTARLITMGEMASTLAHELNQPLSAIASYATGCLNRIAAGDARAEEMVSPLTKLGAQAQRAGQIIRRIHDFVRKSEPLVRPCLLDEIIEGVVGFQEPEARKRGIRIDLTFALEPGMARPRVEADHVLIEQVILNLVRNAMEAMGQTPRPQRVLSISLQSGDGQATIRVADRGSGISAEVAANLFSPFFTTKETGMGMGLNICRSIVEAHRGHLWFEPNPAGGSIFLFTLPEMAR, from the coding sequence ATGTTGGCCCATCATGTGCCGTGGTGGTTCGCCCAGGCCTATCGGCTGGAGATTCAAGACGGCAACGGCGTGCTGCTGGCCGCCAAGTCTCAATTGTCCCCCGCCGAACCGGGCGCCAGCTACACACTGCGCTTCGAGCCGCCCGGTCACGGTCTGGAACTGGTGGCCATCTCCTACCACAACGACCCGAAATTGTTGCGCAATGTTCTGGCGGCGGCGATTTTCATCCTTTCGCTATTATCGGTGTCCAGCCTGTGGGCGTTGCGCCGCCATGTCCGCCGCCGTCTGGCGGCCGAGCAGGCGCTTCGCACCGAGCATTCCTTCAGGAAAGCCATGGAGGATTCGCTGACCGTCGGCATGCGGGCCCGCGATCTGGAGGGGCGGATCAGCTATGTCAATCCGGCCTTTTGCCACATGGTGGGCTGGACCGCCGATGAACTGGTCGGCACGGTGCCGCCCATGCTCTATTGGGTGCCCGAGGATCTCGAGCACACTTACGAGCTGCACCGGGCGGTGATGCGGGGCGAGGCGCCCGCGGAAGGCTTCGAACTGGTTTTCCGGCGCAAGAACGGAGAACGCTTCAGCGCCCTGATCTACGAGGCGCCGCTGATCGATTCCGAGGGGCGCCACACCGGCTGGATGGCCTCGGTCCTCGACATCACCGAGCGCAAGCGGGCCGAGGATCTGTCGCGCCAGCATCAAGAAAAGCTGCAGCACACGGCGCGGCTGATCACCATGGGCGAGATGGCCTCGACCCTGGCGCACGAGTTGAACCAGCCGCTTTCCGCCATCGCCTCCTATGCCACCGGCTGCCTGAACCGCATCGCCGCCGGCGATGCCAGGGCCGAGGAGATGGTGTCGCCGCTGACCAAGCTGGGGGCGCAGGCGCAAAGGGCGGGACAGATCATCCGCCGCATTCACGATTTCGTTCGCAAGAGCGAGCCCCTGGTCCGGCCCTGCCTGCTGGACGAAATCATCGAAGGCGTGGTGGGCTTTCAGGAGCCCGAGGCCCGCAAGCGCGGCATCCGCATCGATCTGACCTTCGCCCTGGAACCGGGAATGGCCCGCCCCCGCGTCGAGGCCGACCATGTTCTGATCGAACAGGTCATCCTCAATCTGGTGCGCAACGCCATGGAAGCCATGGGTCAGACTCCCCGGCCGCAGCGTGTGCTGAGCATCTCGTTGCAAAGCGGGGATGGTCAGGCGACAATCCGCGTCGCCGACCGGGGCTCGGGCATTTCCGCCGAGGTCGCCGCCAATCTGTTCAGTCCGTTCTTCACCACCAAGGAGACTGGGATGGGAATGGGCCTGAATATCTGCCGCTCCATCGTCGAGGCTCATCGCGGTCATCTGTGGTTCGAACCCAATCCGGCTGGCGGCAGCATCTTTCTGTTCACCTTGCCGGAGATGGCCCGATGA